A region of the Amycolatopsis sp. cg13 genome:
GAACGTCAACGCCGGCCGCGGCCAGTTCCGCAACGAGTTCTCCGACGACACCGGCTGGTGGGCGATGGCGTGGCTCGACGCCTACGACCGCACCGGCCAGCAGCGCTACCTCGCCACCGCCAAAGCCGGCGCCGACCACATGCAGACCTTCTGGACCAGCGACTGCGGCGGCGGAATCCGATGGAAAGAAGGTCTGACGTACAAGGCGTCCATCTCCAACAGCCTGTACATCCAGGTCAACGCCACTATTGCGGACCGCACCGGCGACGCGACTTACCGGATGCGGGCGCAGCAAGGCTGGGATTGGTTCCGAGGCAAGGGACTCATCGGCTCCGATGGCCTCGTGGTAGATGGCATCGACGGCACCAGTTGCGCCGCCGTCGGCCAGCGCTACACCTACAACCAGGGCGTCTTCGTCTCCGGCCTCACCGCGCTGTCCAAGGTGACCGGCGACCAGGACTTGATCGGCACCGCGCGTTCGGTCGCCGACTCGACGACGCGCACCGGGTCGTTCTTCACCGGCTCCGACGGCATCGTCCACGACCCCGGCGAGGGCAGCAGCTGCAGCGACGACGGGTCGTACTTCAAGGCCGGACTGGTCCGCGGTCTGTCCGAACTGGACGCCGCGACGCCCGACGCGCCGTACCGGGATTTCCTGGCCAGGCAAGCGGATTCCGCCTACACCCACTCCCGCGACGACTTCGACCAGTACTCGCGCTCGTGGTCCTCCAGCGCGGAAAACGGACCGGGCTGCCAGGCCGCGGCACTCGCCTTGATGAACGCGACGTACTAGCCCGGCGAGTGATCGACAGCACACCCGTCTCCGCAAGGTCCATCCGGGTACGGTTGACGGTGCCACGGAATCCTGCGTGGTTCATGCGGACGGGGAAGGGCGATTGTGGAGCTGAAGGTCGGGTACAAGGCGTCGGCGGAACAGTTCGGGCCTCGTGAGCTGGTGGAGTTCGCGGTGCGGGCCGAGGAGCTGGGGCTGGACTCGGTGTGGGTGTCGGACCATTTCCTGCCGTGGCGGCACGAGGGCGGGCACGCGCCGTGGGCGCTGGCGTGGATGCCGGCGGTGGCGGAGCGGACCAGCCGGGTGCTGATCGGGACCAGCGTTTTGACGCCGACGTTCCGGTACAACCCGGCGGTGATCGCGCAGGCGTTCGCGACGATGGCGCTGCTGTCGAACGACCGGGTGATTCTGGGTGCGGGCACCGGCGAGGCGTTGAACGAGATCGCGGTGTCGGGCCGGGAGTGGCCGGAGTTCAAGGAGCGGTTCGCGCGGCTGCGCGAGTCGGTGCGGTTGATGCGGGAGCTGTGGAGCAAGGACAGCGTCGATTTCGAGGGCGACTACTACCAGTTGGTCAACGCGAAGATCTACGACCGGCCGGAGCGTCCGGTGCCGGTGTACATCGCGGCGGGCGGTCCGGTGGTGGCGAAGTACGCGGGCCGCGCGGGCGACGGCATGATCTGCACGTCCGGCAAGGGCATGGAGCTGTACACGGAGAAGTTGATGCCCGCGATGGCCGAGGGCGCGGCGGCGGCTGAGCGGGACGCGTCGGGCGTGGACCGGATGATCGAGATCAAGATGTCGTACGACCGGGATCCGGAGAAGGCGCTGGCCAACACCCGGTTCTGGGCGCCGTTGTCGTTGAGCGCGGAGCAGAAGCACACGGTGTCGTCGGCGGAGGAGATGGAGCGGCTGGCCGACGAGCTGCCGATCGAGCAGGTCGCGAAGCGGTGGATCGTCGCCTCGGACCCGGACGAGGCGGTCGCGCAGATCAAGCCGTACCTCGACGCGGGCCTGAACCACCTGGTCTTCCACGGCCCGGGCCACGACCAGGAGCGGTACCTGGCGCAGTTCGCCGAGGACGTGCTGCCGCGGCTGCGCGCGCTGTCCTGATCACTGTTGCTGCGGAAACCCCCGTCCGGCCGCGCGCTGGGCGGGGGTTTCAGTCTTCGCTGGGGAAGAGGATCGGGCTGAGCAGGTACCGCCTGCGCCCCGGCGCGGGTTCGTTGGTGAGCATCGGCGCGATGGCTTTCCGCATGCCGTCGATCATGTCGAGCAGTTCGTCGCGGTCCAGCCAGACGGTGTGCTGCCGGTAGCCGACGAGATCCTCCACCGGATTCGCCTGGCCCCGGCTGAGGTACGCGTCGAACTCGGCGACCAGCGCGGCGGTCGCGGCGGCGAATCCGCGACGGTGGTCGTCCGGGGTCAGCTGCGCGATCGCGTCCTGGCCGATCGACGCGTTTTCCTTGCGCAGCCGGTAAGTGCGCTCGACCGCGCCGCGCACGCGTTGCTCGTCGGCCACCTCGAGGATGCCGCCGTCGGCGAGGAGGTCGACGTGCCGGTAGACCGTCGCCTTCGAGACGTCCGGGAGCAGTGCGCCCAGTTGTGCGGTGGTGAGCGTCCGGTCGCCGCGCAGCGCGTGCACGATCCGCAGCCGCACCGGATGCCCTAGGAGAGTCAATACATCCACCTTCAAATGTTCTCACACGGTGCTACCATTCGCATAGATTGAGAACGATGGGGGTCGGGATGAATGCGAGCGAGGTGGCGACGGCTGTCGTCGGGCAGGCGCGGGACGGGCAGTTCAGCGAGATCGCGACGCGGTTCTCGCCGGAGTTGCGGGCGGCGGTGTCCGGCGCGGCGCTGGAAGCGGCGTGGACTGTGCAGATCGGTGAGCACGGTCCGGTGACTTCGCTGGGCGAACCGGTCGCTGAGCCAGCGGGTCCTGGACTGACCCGGGTGCAGGTGCCGGTCGGCTGCGCGCGGGGCGGGTTTCTCGTCGTGATGTCTGTCGATGCGGCGGGAACCGTTGCGGGGCTTCGGCTTGCTGCCGCCGTGGGGTGGACCAAACCGTCCTATGTGGATGGAACGGTGTTCGTTGAACGGGACGTCGTTCTTTCCGCGGAACCCCACTCGGTGCCTGGAACACTGACTGTGCCGCGAGGGGAAGGTCCATGGCCGGGGGTGGTCCTGCTCAGCGGCGGCGGGATCTTCGACCGCGACGAGACGGCCGGGCCGAACAAGCCGCTCAAAGATCTCGCGTGGGGCTTGGCTTCCCGGGGCGTGGCGGTGCTGCGCTTCGACAAGGTGACGCACGCCCATCCCGAGCTGGCCAGCGCATCCGGCTTCACGATGTCCGCGGAATACGTGCCGCATGCTGTCGCGGCCGTTCGGCTTCTGCAGTCGCAGGACAGCGTCGATGCCGCGCGCGTGTTCGTGGCTGGGCACAGCATGGGCGGGAAGGTCGCGCCGCTGGTGGCGCTCGCCGAGCCGTCGGTCGCGGGGCTGGTTCTTCTGGCGGCTGATGCCGAGCCGATGCACGAAGCCGCTGTGCGGGTGGTCCGGCATCTGGCAGCGTTGGACGCCAAAGTCGAGGCGCTCGTCGAGCCGCTCACCCGGCAGGCTGCGGCGGTCGCTGAGCCGGCGTTGTCGCCGACCACGCCGGGGGACGGGTTGTTGTTCGGCTATCCCGGGTCGTACTGGCTGGAACTGCGCGAGTACGACCCCGTCGCGACCGCCGCGTCGCTGTCGGTGCCGCTGCTTCTGGTGCAGGGCGGCCGGGATTATCAGGTCACGGTCGAGGACGACCTGTCCCGATGGCAGAACGGACTGGCTGGACCGGCGGTGGACATTCGGGTCTATCCGGCGGACGACCACGAGTTCTTTCCCGGCACCGGGCCGTCCACACCGGACAGTTACCGGCAGCCGCAGCACGTCGACCCGGCGGTGGTGGCCGATCTCGCGGAGTGGCTGACGCGGTGATCGAGGCCCGCCGGTCGCGGACCTCGACCACCGTGGCGATCACTGCCGCCTGAACCGCCTTCTCCGGCTCGCCACCAGGAATCCGGTGCCTCCGGCGAGGAGGGCTCCGCCGAGGATCAGCAGCATCGGCAGCAGCGGAATCCCGGTCGAGGCAAGGGAATCCGTGTCCGTCGCGCCCGGAGCGGGCGGATGGGCGACCGGAGGAACCGCCGGGCTCGTCGCCGGGGGAGCGGACGACGTGGGCGGGCCGGGCGGCGCGGGCAGGTAGACGCCGGCGTCGATGGTGTGGTCGACCCCGCCCGCCTGGGCGGGAGCGGTCACCGGCGCGTAGCCGTTGCAGAGCCGTCCGGTCTTGGGCGGCACGACGTTCGAGTCGTGCGCCCGGTCCGGGCCGGCGGTCGGGAGCGTGAATCGCAGATCGGTCGCCGGCGGGGTCCCGGGCACGTTGTCCGTCGCCGCGGTGCAGACGTCGAACTGCACGGTGTACTTCTCGCCCGGCTTCAGCTGGTACTCCGCGCCGACGCCGCCGAAGTAGTACTCGCCCGCCTTGTCGGTCTGCGTGGTGGCGACCTTCTTGCCGTCGACGTCGAGCAGGTTCACGGTCGCCTTCGCGAGCGGGACCTCGTCCGTGCGGTTCGGGTCCTGGATGCCGTTGTGGTCGCCGTCGAACCAGACGAGGTTGCCGATCTGGATCGGCGCGTTCGCGGCCTGGTAGGCGATGTCGCCGAGCCCGCCCGCCTTGCCGAAGCTGTTGGCCGGGCCGACGAACGCGTACCCGTGCTTCGGATTGTCCTGCCCGGGCCCGATGCCGGAGTCGACGTCGTAGTATCCGACGCCGTCCGAGCTGACCGCCTGTGCCGGGTCGAGTTCGGTGCTGATCACCCACTGCTGCTGCGGGATGTAGGCGACCGAACCCTGCGCGGCCTCCTGGTGCAGGCCGTTGCCGGAGCGGTTGGGGTCGTAGAAGTCGCCGTGGAAGTACTCGACCGTGCCCGCCGGTTCGTGGCCGTTGGTCGCGGGCGTGCCGTGGTTCGGGCAGACCCCGGTGCCCTCCCAGTCGTATCCGCCGCCGGGCGCCGCGCACGCCATGGTGATGTCGCCGCCGGACATGCCGGTCGCGACCCCGGTGCGGCCTGGCCGCGGGTCGATGCCGGAGCCGAAGACGTCCATGAACCGGTCGCGGAAGCCGAGGATCATCGAGCCGTCGCGGGTGAACGCCAGGCTCGCCAGTTCAGGCTGCGGGTTGATCCCGGGACCGTGCTTGATGAACTTGTCCCACGAGGCGAACGAGGTGTCCCACGGGTTCCAGTGGTCCATGTCCTCGTCCTGGAAACCCGCGATGACGTTGCCGCGGAGGTAGTCGAGACGGTGCTCGACCACCGGAGTGAACTTCGTGCCGTCGTAGGTGTAGACCACGGCTTTCAGGTCCTCGCGCCGCTTCGTGCTTTCCGCCGAGCAGACGCCGCCGACATACAGCTTCGCGTCGTGCGCCGCGACCGCGAACGGCCGCCAGTCGTCCGGGCCGGCGCAGTCCGGCATCGGGATCGGCGTCTGCTTTTCGATCTTCGCGGTGTCTCCGGTCGCGTCGAAACTGAGCAGGTTCCGGGTCACCAGACTTATCGCGTACAGCGTCTTGCCGTCCTCGGTGAGCGCGATCCCGCCGAGGCTTTCCTTTCCGGGGACGTCGACGAAATGCTCGTCCTTGCGCATGTCGACCGCGCCATGTGCGGTGATCTCCGCGCCCGGCACCTTCGCGAACAGCTTGGGCGCGCCGCCGCCGAGTGGCGTCGTGTAAATCGCGCCGCCGCCCTCGGGGCCGTACTTGGTGAAGCGTTTCGCGAACGCCGACTGGAAAATGCGCTCGCGGTATTTGTCGTACGCCAGCCCCCACGTGGTGCCGACTTGCGCCTGGGTGTTCAGCACAGTCGGACAAGCCGAGTCGGCGGGGCAGGTGCCGCGGAGATTGCGGTCGAACGCGACCAGCGCGCGGGTGTTCGGATCGGGTGCGCTGCCGTCGCTGTTCACCGCCGGGTTTTGCACCGGCACGTAATAGCGGGCGTCGGGGAGCGTGTGGTCGGCCGGGTTCCAGACGCCGGTGATCACCGAAACGTCCTTGGCCTCGCGCAGATCCACGAACGTCGTGAAACTGTCGAAGTGGTTTTTCTCAGTGGACGCGGGCGCGGCTTGCAAATACGCGCGGTACGGATCCGGAACCGAAACGTCGACGCGGTACCGGCCGCCGGCGAGCGGGGCGGCCGGGTCCACGACGACCTTGCCCGCGGCGTCCGTGCGGCCGCGCACCTGATGCCCGGCGGGGTCGGTGACCAGCACCGACATGCCCGGCTGCGGCGTGTCCATGGTGGCGTTGACG
Encoded here:
- a CDS encoding glycoside hydrolase family 76 protein, which encodes MLTAVLTTMSALAPVQAKTAEPAANIVVCNKYCDNRAADQASSDRIAVTTALDDRVLQLHFADGDPMGWAVVDHSRPGDQVWLDRSFDGGATWDGGAQLGLTTAPSGVGGWRTQMYNNDDWNNRGVGALRACGSSVDSGRIACTPWARTRWNAANRSQAAATAMMALYDNGTGYFRNGGGWGTAVSLAAVIRNASVSRMASYDYAMATTYDKNVNAGRGQFRNEFSDDTGWWAMAWLDAYDRTGQQRYLATAKAGADHMQTFWTSDCGGGIRWKEGLTYKASISNSLYIQVNATIADRTGDATYRMRAQQGWDWFRGKGLIGSDGLVVDGIDGTSCAAVGQRYTYNQGVFVSGLTALSKVTGDQDLIGTARSVADSTTRTGSFFTGSDGIVHDPGEGSSCSDDGSYFKAGLVRGLSELDAATPDAPYRDFLARQADSAYTHSRDDFDQYSRSWSSSAENGPGCQAAALALMNATY
- the fgd gene encoding glucose-6-phosphate dehydrogenase (coenzyme-F420), with translation MELKVGYKASAEQFGPRELVEFAVRAEELGLDSVWVSDHFLPWRHEGGHAPWALAWMPAVAERTSRVLIGTSVLTPTFRYNPAVIAQAFATMALLSNDRVILGAGTGEALNEIAVSGREWPEFKERFARLRESVRLMRELWSKDSVDFEGDYYQLVNAKIYDRPERPVPVYIAAGGPVVAKYAGRAGDGMICTSGKGMELYTEKLMPAMAEGAAAAERDASGVDRMIEIKMSYDRDPEKALANTRFWAPLSLSAEQKHTVSSAEEMERLADELPIEQVAKRWIVASDPDEAVAQIKPYLDAGLNHLVFHGPGHDQERYLAQFAEDVLPRLRALS
- a CDS encoding helix-turn-helix domain-containing protein, coding for MDVLTLLGHPVRLRIVHALRGDRTLTTAQLGALLPDVSKATVYRHVDLLADGGILEVADEQRVRGAVERTYRLRKENASIGQDAIAQLTPDDHRRGFAAATAALVAEFDAYLSRGQANPVEDLVGYRQHTVWLDRDELLDMIDGMRKAIAPMLTNEPAPGRRRYLLSPILFPSED
- a CDS encoding serine aminopeptidase domain-containing protein, whose translation is MGVGMNASEVATAVVGQARDGQFSEIATRFSPELRAAVSGAALEAAWTVQIGEHGPVTSLGEPVAEPAGPGLTRVQVPVGCARGGFLVVMSVDAAGTVAGLRLAAAVGWTKPSYVDGTVFVERDVVLSAEPHSVPGTLTVPRGEGPWPGVVLLSGGGIFDRDETAGPNKPLKDLAWGLASRGVAVLRFDKVTHAHPELASASGFTMSAEYVPHAVAAVRLLQSQDSVDAARVFVAGHSMGGKVAPLVALAEPSVAGLVLLAADAEPMHEAAVRVVRHLAALDAKVEALVEPLTRQAAAVAEPALSPTTPGDGLLFGYPGSYWLELREYDPVATAASLSVPLLLVQGGRDYQVTVEDDLSRWQNGLAGPAVDIRVYPADDHEFFPGTGPSTPDSYRQPQHVDPAVVADLAEWLTR
- a CDS encoding SdrD B-like domain-containing protein, coding for MTVTAGSAGAAEDGTLTVQVLRDFFGTGIVNATMDTPQPGMSVLVTDPAGHQVRGRTDAAGKVVVDPAAPLAGGRYRVDVSVPDPYRAYLQAAPASTEKNHFDSFTTFVDLREAKDVSVITGVWNPADHTLPDARYYVPVQNPAVNSDGSAPDPNTRALVAFDRNLRGTCPADSACPTVLNTQAQVGTTWGLAYDKYRERIFQSAFAKRFTKYGPEGGGAIYTTPLGGGAPKLFAKVPGAEITAHGAVDMRKDEHFVDVPGKESLGGIALTEDGKTLYAISLVTRNLLSFDATGDTAKIEKQTPIPMPDCAGPDDWRPFAVAAHDAKLYVGGVCSAESTKRREDLKAVVYTYDGTKFTPVVEHRLDYLRGNVIAGFQDEDMDHWNPWDTSFASWDKFIKHGPGINPQPELASLAFTRDGSMILGFRDRFMDVFGSGIDPRPGRTGVATGMSGGDITMACAAPGGGYDWEGTGVCPNHGTPATNGHEPAGTVEYFHGDFYDPNRSGNGLHQEAAQGSVAYIPQQQWVISTELDPAQAVSSDGVGYYDVDSGIGPGQDNPKHGYAFVGPANSFGKAGGLGDIAYQAANAPIQIGNLVWFDGDHNGIQDPNRTDEVPLAKATVNLLDVDGKKVATTQTDKAGEYYFGGVGAEYQLKPGEKYTVQFDVCTAATDNVPGTPPATDLRFTLPTAGPDRAHDSNVVPPKTGRLCNGYAPVTAPAQAGGVDHTIDAGVYLPAPPGPPTSSAPPATSPAVPPVAHPPAPGATDTDSLASTGIPLLPMLLILGGALLAGGTGFLVASRRRRFRRQ